From a region of the Zerene cesonia ecotype Mississippi chromosome 11, Zerene_cesonia_1.1, whole genome shotgun sequence genome:
- the LOC119830546 gene encoding zinc finger protein 528: protein MSGDAASLPCPICLHTGVFNTAQSLRDRLIYVSTNTIVCPICQEEVTGLDKLTIHLFSHVNIIPLKKGEQGKELDIKKSHTYEKQVNVAEKPKKCKVRNKPSTSTSCAPVKFVKIYPKLPVVALNTMPVISSNNVASNPLFITSTIKNETPSLQRANKCNICGVQFVNEGILKMHNSIIHNIEDKDNSITKYNCHLCSKHFKMRGSLMVHLRVAHYGFTHMSKTNPDTEDSMSKNDDTNVPIEEEKPADYLRTDGKQWQCDVCNKFFTTKYFLKKHKRLHTGETPYACTQCNKTFTFQQSFHKHLLYHNDDKPHVCNFCGRAFKELSTLHNHQRIHTGEKPFACETCGKCFRQRVSYLVHRRIHTGAMPYKCTACDKNFRYKVSQRTHKCQAQPPGTVVRKSTDLVEKLKKINSDHDDNKHTSKKTEHSQKLNYVEVSEANAELVRNSAQLSLEDLESENFSIISNCVSENSKELNSIVKNKTITIQEPIMQNEKGYESNLEELIDSIPIDDKNIPSPSEILKNLCLSNEDDFLHILE from the exons atGAGTGGCGACGCAGCCTCTCTTCCGTGCCCTATATGTTTACACACCGGTGTTTTTAATACAGCACAATCGTTAAGAGACAGATTAATATATGTTTCTACAAATACAATTGTGTGTCCTATCTGCCAAGAAGAGGTGACAGGTTTGGATAAATTAACGATACACTTATTCAGTCACGTGAACATTATTCCCTTAAAAAAAGGAGAACAAGGAAAAGAAttggacataaaaaaatcacatactTACGAAAAACAAGTAAATGTGGCAGAAAAACCGAAAAAGTGTAAAGTTAGAAATAAACCAAGTACTTCGACATCTTGTGCGCCTGTAAAGTTTGTGAAAATATATCCAAAGTTACCTGTTGTTGCATTGAACACAATGCCTGTGATTAGTTCTAATAACGTAGCGTCTaatccattatttattacatctaCAATAAAGAATGAAACTCCATCATTGCAAAGGGctaataaatgtaacatttgCGGGGTACAGTTTGTGAATGAAggcatattaaaaatgcataacagtataatacataatattgaagACAAGGataattcaataacaaaatataattgtcaTCTTTGTtccaaacattttaaaatgcgCGGGTCTCTCATGGTTCATTTAAGGGTAGCACACTATGGATTTACACATATGAGTAAAACAAATCCAGACACTGAAGATTCGATGAGTAAAAATGATGATACGAATGTTCCTATTGAAGAAGAGAAACCAGCAGATTATTTAAGAACAGATGGAAAGCAATGGCAATGTGATGtatgcaataaatttttcactACAAAGTACTTCTTGAAAAAACATAAACGGCTTCACAcag gTGAAACTCCGTATGCTTGCACGCAATGCAACAAGACCTTCACATTTCAACAGTCCTTCCACAAGCACCTCCTATATCATAATGATGACAAGCCACACGTATGTAATTTTTGTGGGCGAGCTTTCAAGGAACTATCTACTTTACATAACCACCAACGAATACACACGGGTGAAAAACCATTTGCATGTGAAACTTGTG GTAAATGTTTTCGCCAAAGAGTGTCGTATTTAGTACATAGAAGAATACATACCGGGGCCATGCCGTATAAATGTACCGCatgtgataaaaattttaggTACAAG GTTTCCCAAAGAACACATAAATGTCAGGCGCAACCGCCAGGTACAGTGGTACGAAAATCAACGGACCTAgtcgaaaaattaaaaaagataaattcagATCATGATGACAACAAGCATACATCAAAAAAAACTGAACATTcccaaaaactaaattatgtaGAAGTGTCTGAAGCAAATGCCGAATTAGTTAGAAATAGTGCACAATTATCATTAGAAGATTTAGAATCGGAAAATTTTTCCATTATTTCTAATTGTGTTTCTGAAAATTCAAAGGAATTAAAtagtattgttaaaaataaaacgataacaATTCAAGAACCTATAATGCAGAATGAGAAAGGATACGAATCGAATTTGGAGGAACTAATTGACTCTATTCCtattgatgataaaaatataccctCGCCGtcagaaattttgaaaaatttatgtttatcaaATGAAGACGATTTCTTACATatacttgaataa
- the LOC119830420 gene encoding coiled-coil domain-containing protein 39 has translation MNETSIKVPGYMAQLLEELGWNQGTRIPLANPDNQNLETLLISRQDEIQRLKEALILQNQKRSDLNKYKEHVHTEYQENTRLLFANKQQLEQEVKLRQLSCNEADRLERDVTDCNKETSAINTRIDRLQTNIAKLLKKADSLKSEVCGERGALQEWRAALERSAGDISAIEQFTKQDLSKAKNLETKRQKLKIEHDCVHERLVQLVSNLSAEERACERISVQVMEGMEQRKQMMSMWTGAVENLRQRDTDIRHIREDYAVLDAEANNLAEQCRDQQAFCDQQQGNNADAQRENMGLAQQLSQIRLAYQETFDDNVTLDSEVQSLQRVSSNMTSGLEKLHSENRQLLDEQHRKDVALQALHSKIKELKEKLAESTDKSKSSEKRAKELEDMLNEEERYASQLTMNQQRAMHCSFVEQQKLLALKNEEKLFHMQLKASKAIMSKLDSKQRSVERSLQSQKESLYGICYQVETIGAQVAHMEGAKAERECSAELVERENRLKEVRARHAARVATLERHSGKLYDDMRRLTRDLEFKSGEHCKLQSRLKTSMLNVDGGEKELRARRDTWRRLRVEEALMRLRVAHATRALAGLDDTAFTLDKQRLQLDAAMNERLVEISARRDMFSVQKRALFEDIGKIRSEIREREQRIEQLIKRYDIFIASLGKDESGQQLSVTFFKIKFAAERAELRERGAALDADIGRRERDISALEATLRVVHAAHKHFLHHVAPLQDDTPEIEELNNLTKEYYEKREELKQLNNKIASLEQIVSDASSRFTMLSDKCKQLSAKEADYENDLEGARERVQRHESRLQNAQDVVRVNARRAKKLVEGEEDWRIFQMSIWSRNYGEAAFSAVQALGEVCAAWPAAAPRLAAALAAADLRHHLTANQRRLHALLQRIISEGTVSQARESVQDLDESVFSSSSESIRSGVSIASGYTKRISAFRRTLAPKVQESALIEDIPEQARRSTVSLRVVTLGLEESTPTMHPIASARSRKSFR, from the exons ATGAATGAGACTAGTATAAAAGTGCCAGGGTACATGGCCCAATTATTGGAAGAACTTGGCTGGAATCAAGGCACAAGGATTCCTTTAGCTAATCCAGACAATCAGAATTTAGAAACACTTCTTATATcgag GCAAGATGAAATACAACGGCTGAAGGAagctttaattttacaaaatcaaaaaagatctgatctcaataaatataaagaacatGTTCATACTGAATATCAGGAAAATAca cgtTTACTATTTGCTAATAAGCAACAGTTGGAGCAAGAAGTCAAGCTTCGTCAACTATCTTGCAATGAAGCAGATCGGCTAGAACGAGATGTCACTGACTGTAACAAAGAGACATCAGCAATCAATACAAGGATTGATAGATTACAGA CTAACATTGCCAAACTTCTCAAAAAGGCTGATTCTCTGAAGAGTGAAGTATGTGGTGAGCGTGGAGCTTTGCAAGAATGGAGGGCTGCTTTGGAAAGAAGTGCTGGTGATATATCAGCTATTGAACAATTCACTAAACAAGATTTATCTAAAGCTAAA AATTTGGAGACAAAAAGGCAGAAACTAAAGATTGAACATGATTGTGTGCATGAGCGTTTGGTACAACTTGTGTCTAACCTCAGTGCTGAAGAACGAGCATGTGAAAGGATTTCTGTTCAG GTTATGGAGGGTATGGAGCAACGAAAACAGATGATGTCAATGTGGACAGGTGCAGTTGAAAATTTAAGGCAGCGGGATACAGACATACGTCATATCAGAGAG GATTATGCTGTATTAGATGCAGAGGCGAATAACCTAGCGGAGCAGTGTCGCGACCAGCAAGCGTTCTGCGACCAGCAGCAAGGCAACAATGCGGATGCACAGAGAGAGAATATGGGCCTGGCTCAGCAGCTTAGTCAAATACGCTTGGCATATCAGGAAACATTTGATGATAATGTTACTTTGGATAGTGAG GTACAAAGTTTGCAACGTGTGTCCAGCAATATGACAAGTGGATTGGAAAAATTGCACTCCGAAAATAGGCAACTCCTGGACGAACAACATCGCAAAGATGTCGCACTGCAGGCTCTTCACAGTAAA atCAAAGaactaaaagaaaaacttGCCGAATCCACTGATAAATCTAAAAGTTCGGAAAAACGGGCCAAGGAGCTGGAGGACATGCTGAAC GAAGAAGAACGTTATGCAAGCCAGCTAACCATGAACCAACAGCGTGCCATGCACTGTTCATTCGTTGAACAACAAAAGTTATTAGCCCTGAAAAATGAAGAGAAACTTTTCCATATGCAGCTTAaag CATCAAAGGCTATAATGAGCAAACTAGACAGCAAACAGCGTAGTGTTGAAAGAAGCTTACAAAGTCAAAAAGAATCGCTTTATGGTATT TGTTACCAAGTCGAAACTATTGGTGCTCAAGTAGCTCATATGGAAGGCGCAAAGGCCGAACGCGAATGCTCAGCAGAGCTCGTTGAGAGAGAAAACAG acTTAAAGAGGTGCGTGCGCGTCACGCCGCCCGCGTGGCGACGTTAGAGCGACATTCTGGCAAATTGTACGACGACATGCGTCGCCTTACTAGAGATCTTGAATTTAAAAGCGGAGAACATTGCAAGCTG CAAAGTCGTCTAAAAACATCGATGTTGAACGTGGACGGGGGGGAGAAGGAGCTGCGCGCCCGGCGCGACACCTGGCGGCGCTTGCGTGTGGAGGAGGCGCTGATGCGGCTGCGCGTCGCGCACGCCACCAGGGCGCTCGCCGGCCTCGACGACACCGCCTTCACCTTGGACAAGCAGAGGCTGCAGTTGGACGCG GCAATGAACGAGCGCCTTGTGGAGATATCAGCACGCCGAGACATGTTCAGCGTGCAAAAGAGAGCTCTCTTTGAAGATATAGGAAAGATACGTTCCGAAATACGGGAAAGAGAACAGCGGATTGAGCAACTGATCAAAAG ATACGATATATTCATAGCTTCGTTGGGTAAGGATGAATCTGGTCAACAACTGTCAGTGACTTTCTTCAAGATAAag TTCGCAGCGGAGCGCGCGGAGCTGCGcgagcgcggcgcggcgctggACGCGGACATCGGGCGGCGCGAGCGCGACATCTCCGCGCTGGAGGCGACCCTGCGCGTCGTGCACGCGGCCCACAAGCACTTCCTGCACCACGTCGCGCCGCTGCAAGATGATA CTCCCGAAATAGAAGAGTTGAACAATCTTACAAAGGAATACTATGAGAAACGCGAAGAACTCAAACAGTTGAACAACAAAATAGCGTCCCTCGAACAGATTGTATCAGACGCGAGTTCTCGATTCACTATGCTCAGTGATAAGTGCAAGCAGCTGTCTGCCAAAGA GGCGGACTACGAGAACGATCTAGAAGGCGCTCGTGAACGCGTGCAGCGACACGAGAGTCGGCTGCAGAACGCGCAGGACGTCGTGAGAGTTAACGCGAGACGCGCCAAGAAACTGGTGGAGGGAGAGGAGGATTGGAGGATCTTTCAG ATGTCGATATGGAGCCGCAACTACGGCGAGGCGGCGTTCAGCGCGGTGCAGGCGCTGGGCGAGGTGTGCGCCGCGTGGCcggccgccgcgccgcgcctcgccgccgcgctcgccgccGCCGACCTGCGCCACCACCTCACCGCCAACCAGCGCCGCTTGCACGCCTTGCTGCAAAG GATTATATCGGAAGGAACGGTTTCTCAAGCCAGAGAATCTGTCCAGGATCTTGAcg AATCTGTATTCTCAAGTTCGTCGGAATCCATCAGGAGTGGAGTAAGCATCGCCAGCGGCTACACTAAGAGAATATCGGCTTTTAGGAGAACTCTTGCACCAAAAGTCCAAGAATCCGCG TTGATCGAAGATATTCCTGAGCAAG CTCGTCGTTCAACGGTGTCGTTGCGTGTGGTGACTCTCGGCTTGGAAGAGTCTACGCCAACGATGCACCCTATAGCTAGTGCGCGATCACGAAAATCATTTAgataa
- the LOC119830288 gene encoding ankyrin repeat domain-containing protein 13C, producing the protein MSNSNCNEEEETFPLHECVFGGDVRKLSSLLRSNDVTRKDKHGNTALHLAVMLGRKECIQLLLAHGAPVKVKNLAGWSPLAEAISYGDRQTISSLVRKLKQQAREQMEQRRPDLIRALDQIQDFYMELKWDFHSWVPLVSRILPSDVCKIYKSGSRIRLDTTLVDFTDMKWERGDLSFIFQGDKPTSESLTVLDNKAKVYQRVRYEETENEIEDEVDILMSSDILAAQMSTKGILFSRAQSGWIFREDRKETVAGIYKSDVYTITGLVLESRKRREHLSTDDLQKNKAIIESWTRGNTQNLDTNGEPVRRASLNPPPESGIDWNSYISSPPGQYPSLGRELVYKESSRNFRATLAMSDDFPLSVDMLLNVLEVIAPFKHFAKLRQFIAMKLPKGFPVKIDIPILPTVTAKITFQRFEFRDNNPPHLFIVPEDFVEDPLRFPDL; encoded by the coding sequence ATGTCTAATTCGAACTGCAATGAAGAAGAGGAGACGTTTCCGCTTCACGAGTGTGTTTTTGGTGGAGACGTGCGTAAATTGTCTTCATTGTTACGGTCCAATGATGTGACGCGAAAAGACAAACATGGAAATACAGCATTACATCTGGCTGTTATGCTAGGCCGCAAAGAAtgtatacaattattgttaGCTCACGGAGCCCCAGTCAAAGTAAAAAATCTCGCAGGTTGGTCTCCCCTGGCAGAAGCAATAAGCTATGGAGATCGGCAGACTATATCATCCCTTGTTAGAAAATTAAAGCAACAAGCCAGAGAGCAAATGGAGCAAAGGAGGCCTGATCTTATCAGAGCACTGGATCAGATACAAGATTTTTATATGGAGCTTAAATGGGATTTTCATTCTTGGGTCCCTCTTGTATCCAGAATTTTGCCATCagatgtttgtaaaatatataaatcaggATCAAGAATCCGATTAGATACTACTTTAGTTGATTTTACAGATATGAAATGGGAAAGAGGagatttatcatttatttttcaaggtGATAAGCCAACTAGTGAATCATTGACTGTACTAGATAACAAAGCAAAAGTGTATCAAAGAGTGCGCTATGAAGAGAcagaaaatgaaatagaagATGAAGTAGACATTTTGATGTCTAGTGATATTCTGGCAGCTCAGATGTCCACTAAAGGCATCCTTTTCTCAAGAGCACAATCTGGTTGGATATTTAGAGAAGACCGCAAGGAAACTGTAGCAGGGATATACAAAAGTGATGTTTACACAATAACTGGACTTGTTTTAGAGTCAAGAAAGAGAAGAGAACATTTGTCAACAGATgatttgcaaaaaaataagGCAATTATAGAAAGCTGGACAAGAGGAAATACACAGAATTTAGATACAAATGGAGAACCTGTTCGACGAGCTTCATTGAATCCACCTCCAGAAAGTGGTATAGACTGGAATAGTTACATATCATCACCTCCTGGTCAATATCCTAGTTTGGGAAGAGAATTGGTTTACAAGGAGTCTTCCCGTAACTTTCGCGCCACTCTTGCCATGAGTGATGATTTTCCTTTGAGTGTGGACATGTTACTTAATGTTCTTGAAGTTATAGCaccatttaaacattttgctAAGCTAAGACAGtttattgctatgaaattaCCAAAAGGGTTTCCAGTCAAAATAGATATACCAATACTGCCCACTGTTACAGCGAAGATTACTTTTCAAAGATTTGAATTCCGTGACAACAATCCACCTCATTTGTTCATAGTACCTGAAGATTTTGTAGAAGATCCATTGCGTTTCCCTGATTTATGA